From Theileria annulata chromosome 1, complete sequence, *** SEQUENCING IN PROGRESS ***, one genomic window encodes:
- a CDS encoding gmp reductase, putative (bacterial type gmp reductase) encodes MNKLSFANNNMYDTYDFDNVMLLPRECIVMTRADCDVSAKLGNFTFKIPLMASNMPSIMNETIAVELAKRNYFYVMHRYGTNNLEFSRKMRSLGLFVSISVGVKEESYDVVTELKENNEVPDFITIDISHGHNQRVKGMIDHIRSCFGNKTFIIAGNVTTPEGIRDMESWGANAIKVGLGPGHACTTSPRTGFGSRGWQLSAVARCAKVATKAVIICDGGASNSGDIAKAINMGADWIMSGFLFSGTLESPGEIVVRDGVRCKSYYGSSSLVAKKVNHRIEGTEIFVPCEISLFDRLREIEEDLQSSVSFAGGNKLTDIRNAEHVFINCQ; translated from the coding sequence ATGAATAAGTTGTCATTTGCAAATAACAATATGTACGATACTTATGATTTTGACAATGTCATGTTACTTCCTCGAGAATGTATAGTGATGACTCGAGCAGATTGCGACGTTTCCGCCAAGCTGGGGAATTTTACCTTCAAGATTCCATTAATGGCGTCTAATATGCCCTCCATAATGAACGAAACAATAGCAGTTGAACTTGCGAAGAGGAATTACTTCTACGTGATGCACAGGTATGGGACTAACAATTTGGAATTCTCACGTAAAATGCGAAGTTTGGGTCTCTTTGTCTCAATTTCTGTTGGTGTTAAGGAGGAGTCTTACGACGTGGTTACCGAACTGAAGGAAAACAATGAAGTCCCTGATTTTATCACCATTGACATTTCCCATGGCCACAACCAGAGGGTTAAGGGTATGATTGACCACATACGTTCTTGTTTTGGCAACAAAACGTTTATCATTGCCGGGAACGTTACAACCCCTGAGGGTATTAGGGATATGGAAAGCTGGGGAGCGAACGCCATTAAGGTAGGCCTGGGTCCTGGCCATGCTTGCACAACCTCTCCCAGGACCGGGTTCGGGTCCAGGGGTTGGCAACTTTCTGCTGTGGCTCGATGTGCCAAAGTGGCTACTAAGGCTGTAATTATCTGCGATGGAGGTGCGTCAAATTCAGGCGACATTGCTAAGGCCATCAACATGGGAGCCGACTGGATAATGTCCGGATTCCTTTTCTCAGGCACCTTGGAAAGCCCTGGCGAAATCGTCGTTAGGGACGGAGTAAGATGCAAGTCTTACTACGGCAGTTCAAGTTTAGTTGCTAAGAAGGTAAACCACAGAATTGAGGGCACGGAGATTTTCGTTCCTTGCGAAATTTCACTCTTCGATAGACTCAGGGAAATCGAGGAGGACTTGCAATCCTCAGTTTCATTTGCAGGCGGCAACAAACTCACTGATATAAGAAATGCTGAGCATGTTTTCATAAACTGTCAATAA